One window from the genome of Vibrio sp. VB16 encodes:
- a CDS encoding DUF2249 domain-containing protein, translating to MVNDGTTNIRSPNLPDIFRLDVSILEPPHPMTEITKVLSGLPMGGLLRVSHRRKPAPLFEIIQSKYLYRHVEIDEGKHLIFIWHRDDADTTEYVRTRSNENDWT from the coding sequence ATGGTTAATGACGGCACGACAAATATTCGGTCACCTAATTTGCCAGATATATTCAGGCTCGATGTGAGTATTTTGGAGCCTCCTCACCCTATGACGGAGATAACCAAAGTGTTATCTGGTTTGCCGATGGGTGGTCTACTACGGGTTTCACATAGGCGAAAACCCGCCCCTCTGTTTGAAATTATCCAATCCAAGTATTTATATCGGCATGTGGAGATAGATGAAGGCAAGCACCTTATATTTATCTGGCATCGAGATGACGCCGATACAACAGAATACGTGAGGACTCGTAGCAATGAGAATGACTGGACTTAA
- a CDS encoding hemerythrin domain-containing protein, translating to MSSIQNYMTEHHKTCDNLLVDAEGLLADKNWVGFSQAWQIFEQETVAHFTAEEEILFPAFEQKTGMTSGPTMVMRSEHSQVKGMFEQMNNAIQDKNLDRAMGIVESVMLLIQQHNMKEEQMLYPMTDMHLPNNDEVVSQMDSQLSTSRG from the coding sequence ATGTCTTCTATCCAAAATTATATGACGGAACACCACAAAACGTGTGACAACCTATTGGTTGACGCTGAAGGTTTATTGGCTGATAAAAATTGGGTTGGGTTTAGTCAAGCTTGGCAGATATTTGAGCAAGAGACGGTGGCGCACTTTACAGCGGAAGAGGAGATTCTTTTTCCAGCATTTGAACAAAAAACCGGTATGACGAGTGGCCCGACTATGGTTATGCGTTCAGAACATAGCCAGGTAAAAGGGATGTTCGAACAGATGAATAACGCCATTCAAGATAAGAACCTAGACAGAGCCATGGGCATAGTTGAAAGTGTCATGTTATTGATTCAACAGCATAATATGAAAGAAGAACAGATGCTTTACCCTATGACCGATATGCATTTGCCGAACAATGATGAAGTCGTATCACAAATGGATAGCCAACTGTCAACTTCTCGAGGTTAA